Below is a window of Deltaproteobacteria bacterium DNA.
GTACAGGTCCTCCTTGCTCGGAAAAAACTTGTACAGAGTGCCGGTGGCGAACTCGGTTCGTTCGGCGATCTCCTGCATGGAGACGTTGTGGTAGCCTTTCTCGGCGAATAGGGCCAAAGCCCCGGCCAAAATGTCCTGACGCTGGCGGAGCCGCTCCCGTTCACGTCGGGTTGGTTTGTCGGGCTTCATTGAATTGACCGTACTCGCATGGTAGTTGAATCGTTTTTCCAAAAAAATGAACGAAGGTTCGCTTTTTATATCGAAGATTCACAATGTCAAGAACGAACTGGTCCGGCCGAAGTTCATGGGGCACCCATCGACCCACGTCGGGGGCCGCAATATCGTTCAAGACCCTGGAGTCGAAGCCAGGCATGATTCATCCATCGAAACATCATCAGGAGGTCTTCATGAACAACGCCGCTTCTTCCATTTCAGACTTTGACGACTGTTTCCTCGCCGCCTGCGGTACGGACGGCTGGAAGCCGCACCCGGTGTGTGCGGGCGTCTGGTTGAAGCCCCTGGTCCCGGAAAAGGATTCGTCCGGGGCGACAAGGGTCTTTCTGGTCCGCCTCGAACCCGGCAATGGGCCGAGAGCGGCTTTGTGCCCCGATTACCCTGGCCCATGAACAAGCTGATCAAGGGGCAGAACGCGCATGCGATGGCGGCTGGGATACGAGAGTCCTTTTTCGGGCCTAGACAGCGACCATGACTTTGCCGGCGGCACGCATACGGGCGTCCATGGTGCCGCTAAAACACTGAAATACAAGACCTGACGCCAGTTTCGCATGGTAAAAAGCAAGCAGCGCGACGCTGATGGCGCCCATGCCCTGCTATTGCAGCAGCGCTTGCAGCGAGGCACTGGGCGTCACCCCAAGCTCAGCCCGGAATATCCTGCTGCAACGGTTGAAAATGCTGACAGCCTCAGCCTTTCTGCCAGTTTGCAGGGCATACAGCATCAACCGGCGATAGAAACCCTCCCGCAAAGGATCGATCAGCAAGGCCCGCTCGCATGTTGCCCCGGCCAGATCCTGGCGCCCGGCCTGCTCATGGATCTGGACCAGCCTTTCCAGTACCCGCAGAC
It encodes the following:
- a CDS encoding TetR/AcrR family transcriptional regulator, yielding MKPDKPTRRERERLRQRQDILAGALALFAEKGYHNVSMQEIAERTEFATGTLYKFFPSKEDLY